The Cinclus cinclus chromosome Z, bCinCin1.1, whole genome shotgun sequence genome contains the following window.
TGTTCTACAGATGTCATAGAACAAAGAGTATTCTTATCAAGCATGTCCATAAATCTCCAACTATCTTGTTCAgagcatagaaaaaaaaaaaggaagcaagagAACCCAATTCTAAACTTAAAGCCACATTAAGTGGAGAAAATTCTAAGAATTTTCACAAATAAACTCCTCAGTTTGGCAACCTAAAATGAAGAAAGCAACAATCAACAGCTAAAAAAAGAGATTCTCAAAACTGCTTAGCCTTGGGTCCTGCAGCTAATTCATGAGTACATCTGGGGAGCACAGCTGGATTTTACAATTTTTGGCATATTTCCCTTGATAGAAGTGGGAGATTTTTTATCCTGCTTTTAAAATCTCTGTCAAAGAATGTGCATACTAATTTTAGAAGCACCTGCATCCTATTATAAGTCAGCCTGACTTTGGTTTCAAAATGCCAAAATCTGATACTATGATTGAATACAGGCTTTCAAATCACAATAATCTGAATGTTCCATCTTCTAACATTTTAATATTGATCTTGGTTAAACATATTTATAGTTATTGTCATTCTTACTCCAGGTTATGCTAaccatttaaatatatttgctaACAACCATGTATGACAAACCTATGGCTCATAACTGGTGGAAAACTTGAGAGGTGGCTGAACAACTTTGCATCTTGCAATTGCtgaggatttaaaaataaaaatcatgctATTAAtgataaagaataaaatttcaCTTCTCAGTCTTCTGAGGATTTCTTTGGAAGCATGAAACAAACAAGCAATATGTTACTTGTACTGAACTAATGTTCCACTTCTGTCTTCTCTCCATTAAAAAAGATTcctaaaatctgaaaaaactTGCCCCTCTTGCTCTAAGATACTGCCCCTGAAAGAAACATAACCACATTGTTATTAAAATGGCATCAAGAATAGCTAAGTAATCTGTTCTTGGAAATTAGCTTTGCGTCTTTGTGTTATCTACAAATATACAAGATGAGAATGACAGTGGCTAGAGGTTCATTATATCTGGCAGTATGTTAGCCTTTTTGAGGCTGTCATGTTTTAAACATTGTTTTAATATTATAAATCCCCATATTATGCATGAACAACTGTAGTTTACTTGGCATTGGAGAAGAGTTCATTCCTAGTAACAGAATGTCTGTATGTTTTAATTCACTTGTATAAAGAGTAAGATGACCATATTTCCCAAGGAGTCTGCAGAATGTATTATGCTCTTTATTTGGCCCAGTACACATTAACACTTTAACAGTAGCTTTGAAACTAAAATTAGGGCTAACAAAACTGATTCTCTCTCTTCAAGGTAGAACTCAACTCCTTCATGCCAGCATTGACTAGTGGGTTGCCTTCCCTGTGTGAGAATCAGGGCTGTATTACAGTAAACTGGTCCAGTGTGATATCACAGatataaaaaatattccattctGTATCAAAACTAGGCACATGCCTTATATTTATATGAAGAGTAGACAGAGTTGAGCAGTTTTGCTCTCAACTATTCAGTTCTGGCCTTCTAcatgaggagaaaaatatcATATAATTTCTAATTAGTAACTACAAGAATCTAATTTGGGTTTGATGATAGTTAAAAGATGGGTGACATCACACTTGGGTCAGTATTGGTGGATTTCTAAAAGCACAACCTCTCATTTGTATTGCTTCAAAATGTACACAGTAAAGATgtagattaagaaaaaaaaaagctaccatttttttgttatgttGAACCAACTAGAAGGGAGAATGCAAAGTTTTACCAAATGAGATATATGGATACAAATTTCACTGTAGAGTGTGGTTTAGACAAATGTGTCTTTTTCTTTAAGTATGTAAATCCTACActgtaggtttttttcttttccttttgtagcAGTAGAAAATGTTGAACAATTGTCCATGAGCATGAGCCAGTGGTTCATTGCTGATATCCCCAGAATGCCAATATTTGCAATGCAAACAGTTAGTACAATTTCCCAGTTCTATGAAAGGCCCTGACACATCTGCCTCAAGGTCTGGAGGCTCTGTTGTATAACCACAAATAGTCTTTCCATTTTCATATAACCTTTTGATACACTGACAGCTGCATTAAGCTGCTTCTGCCTAGCAATTCCACATGCCAGGCTGTTTTAATTGGTTTTAATGCCACAGAAAAAGCACTGCTAGCAGAATACCATCAAATCATTTTCATATTGAACCTTCGTGGTCCAGAAACCTCCCCTTCAACCACAGCACCATTGTTTTTGCGAGGGACATATTCAAGGTCAatgctggttttgtgtttgcCTTTCCCTCGGCTCCACacaaaaagaagaaggaaacaaaataaaaccactccAAGGAATGTGAAACAGCCCATAGCTGTGGACACCAATATTGTCTTAAGGTCCAGAGAGTAGCTGTTTGCATTAGTTCCATTAGAACTTGTGTCGTTGGAGTCTGTCATATACATAGGGGTCCTGTTGGCATAAAGGAAACGGTCTGAAGTAAACCCCTTTACTGTCAGGGAGGCCGAGTAGGTgtcattcccagctgcattaCTTGCAATACAGACATAGATCCCGGTGTCCTGGTCTTGGGCAAATCGGATCTCCAGAGTACCATCTCCCAGCACAGTGGCTCTACCGTTTGATTTGGCTGTGATCAGCCTCCGGCGTGGGGTAACCCAGGAGATGCTAGGCTGCGGGTCTCCATCAGCATTGCACATCAGCTGCACAGTCTGTCCCTCCTCCACTACCAGGTACTGCAACTTCTTGTCTTGTATCTTGGGCTTCTTACAGGTGAAGTAAAAGGagagagctgtgctgtgaaagTCTCTGAATGATCTCTCTCTGACACTATCTGGGCCAGCACACATTGGTGGCTCGCCACCAAACTGCAAGGTGGGCTGCCGCTGCAAAATCCAAAGAAGACGGCAGTCACAGGCCAGAGGGTTGTTGTTGATGCAGAGGACCTCAAGGCTTTTGGAGGAATGGAATACATTCTCTTCTAGGGTTTCTAACAGGTTTTGGGACACATTAAGCACGCGTAAGAATCGGAGCCCTTGGAAAGCATGTGGTTCAATGGTGCGCAGCTGTGCCCCCACCATGTGGAGCTCTTGCAGACGCACTAAATCTGACAGCATGCCTGCCTCAATGGTGCTGATGGGGTTGTAAGAGAGGTTGAGATGTGTCAGGTAAACCAGATGTTTAAAAGCAGAGTAAGGTACTGCAGACAAGTTGGTGTTTGTGATGGAGAGAGAAGTCAGGTTGAGACCGTACAGACTGTTGGCAGGCAGCATGTCCAGGAGGGGCCATGCCTCTATCTGCAGGTCTTTCAGGCGAAACAGTCTCTTAAAGGCGTATGCCGGCAGTGCATTAATGTTGAGCTGTTTCAAATGCAGACTGATGAGGTTGTGAAGGTGAGAAAGGGCTTCTGTTGGTACAGCTGTGAGGTTGCATCTCTCCAGGGTGAGCTGCTCCAGGCTAATCAGCCCACTGAAGGCCCTGTGTGATATATACACCAAATCATTGTCCCCAACCTCCAGGGATTTTAGGTTATGCAGATCTTGAAACATGTAGTCCAGCAGAATGACAATCTTATTTTCACTTATATCAAGCTTTGTTAAGTTTGACAACCCAGTGAACACCCCAAGGGGGACCAGCTTCAGACGGTTTCCTTTCAGCCTCAAGGAGCGCAAGTTGAAGAGATTGTTAAAAGCTCCAGGCTCAACATTGGAGACAATATTGTCACTGAGGTCAATCTCCTCCAGCAATGGGTATGATGTGAATTCCTCAGGGTTAACACTTTTCAGTCGGTTCTTGCTGAGGTCCAAGATTTTGGTCTCAATGGGAATGCCTTCTGGAATGGACATCAGACGTCTTCGGTGACAGCTGACAGACTTGTTCTGTGCTGAGCATTCACAGCGGGCTGGGCAGCCCACAGTGGGTCTTGTGAagacaagcagcacagccagaccCAGGAACGGCTGCCAGCATGATAGAGCTGTGTGACGCATGACTCCACTGATCTGGGCTAACCCTCCGTCACGGGCCTGTGGGGTGAggatgggaaaagggagaagttaagtctgcagaaaaataacagtACCATTGCAAAGCAAATGCATGTGTTTTCATATTGAATAAATCAATAAAACCTGTTGTGAAAGGCAAGACCAACATGAAAGAAGGTTTTACTTCAATATCATAGGGCTAGTCAAAAGATTTGTTTAACCAGCATTTTCCTCCAGTGTTGTAGAAgacaaaacagcttttcctaATCCAAACAATAAAGGACCTTTCAGTCTTTTCTCAATCTCAGTAGGTTACCTCAAGACAGTGCTATAATTAACCCAGAGATAAATACCATACAATATCCAAAAAGGCTTAATAGGATTTGTGGTAAGTTTACAGAATTGGATTTCTGTGAGGTGACATGAAACTAAGCTTTTGCCTCCCACTAGTGTTTTAAGGCAAATCTTAAAGATGTATTATAATCAAGACAAGGAGCTCCTTGACAACGAAAAGATTCCTTTTAACATTTGTTGCATATATTATGcaacatatatataaatatgcaacATGCATATGAAGAGATGAAGCTTGTTCACACCTACATATACAAAATGGCTCAGATGAGGAAGGAAGAACTAGGGCATTTCTGATTAGAATTTGTAATAGGTCAAAttgattttttgcttttactgcTGATTCTTTGCTCTTACTGAGATATTTTGTGTGACTCTTTAGAGCCCAAGATCTGAGAAGGGTTTACAGAATACATCTTTGTACTTCCAAGACATATAAACTAGTTTTAGGAAGGCAAAAACAAGGTAAGATGAGCTGTCTGTGTTTAAGCAGTGCAGTGTCCAAAGAAGCACACCAGATTTAGTGAAAATGACAGTTTGTAAGGGATTTATTAATTCCTGCCTTCAGGTTAAAATTGAGAATACAAGACAAGTTAACCTCTACTAAATTAGCTACCCTTCTCCAAACCATGTACTTTTCATGTTCAGTCACCAGAGGCATGATACTTTTTCTAAACCTACTTAGAAGCTACTAAATGAAGATAAACAATAACCCATttcagaagaagaagaaaaaaaggatgcaGGTGCTCATCAAAGGCAGGTGTGTTTGAGAAGTTCAGAGTAAAGCAAACTGCAAGCAAGGACCATAGGAGTGCTTTAACTTCTATGGTACAGCTTACTTGATGAGGCTAAGGTATAGTGCTGGGATTCAGGCTTCATAATACTAATAAGCCTTATAATAGGCCCCAGGCTTTGTGATGCCTTTTCTGGATTGTTTAATTTGAGCTTCATTTTAAGTGTACTTGTAAGAATACTTACATAACTCCTACCAGTAGCTACCTCTTGGGTCTGAACTGATGACTATGGCCCATCTGGTCCTATCAGCAATATAAAAATTACTGAATAACCAAGAATCCACACCTCATCTGCATCTTTTAGCTCTGAGGATCATCACTGCATCACTGTGTAAGAGTTATGAAACTTACATCTGAGTCAAGTGTTTTTGTCTATGTTCTGTCACATGGATTGtaacataaaataaatcctCCCATACACAGAGgataaatacatttaaacaAATATGGTGCATCTAAATCGATGAGGCAATCAGCTATTTGAGCAAATAAGATGTTTCaagcacataaaaataatactgaGTAAATCACAGACTGATGAAAAAAAAGTCCCACCAGTACATCAACAATGCACTCCGCCGGTACACAACTTGGAATGTGACAACTCACCAAATCATCCTGCCTGACAGAGAAGAGTTGTACTCTCAGACTGTGGAAGATCAGAACAGTGGAGATTCAAGATGCAAGAAAATGAGCAAATATTTGG
Protein-coding sequences here:
- the LINGO2 gene encoding leucine-rich repeat and immunoglobulin-like domain-containing nogo receptor-interacting protein 2, with amino-acid sequence MRHTALSCWQPFLGLAVLLVFTRPTVGCPARCECSAQNKSVSCHRRRLMSIPEGIPIETKILDLSKNRLKSVNPEEFTSYPLLEEIDLSDNIVSNVEPGAFNNLFNLRSLRLKGNRLKLVPLGVFTGLSNLTKLDISENKIVILLDYMFQDLHNLKSLEVGDNDLVYISHRAFSGLISLEQLTLERCNLTAVPTEALSHLHNLISLHLKQLNINALPAYAFKRLFRLKDLQIEAWPLLDMLPANSLYGLNLTSLSITNTNLSAVPYSAFKHLVYLTHLNLSYNPISTIEAGMLSDLVRLQELHMVGAQLRTIEPHAFQGLRFLRVLNVSQNLLETLEENVFHSSKSLEVLCINNNPLACDCRLLWILQRQPTLQFGGEPPMCAGPDSVRERSFRDFHSTALSFYFTCKKPKIQDKKLQYLVVEEGQTVQLMCNADGDPQPSISWVTPRRRLITAKSNGRATVLGDGTLEIRFAQDQDTGIYVCIASNAAGNDTYSASLTVKGFTSDRFLYANRTPMYMTDSNDTSSNGTNANSYSLDLKTILVSTAMGCFTFLGVVLFCFLLLFVWSRGKGKHKTSIDLEYVPRKNNGAVVEGEVSGPRRFNMKMI